The Nerophis lumbriciformis linkage group LG34, RoL_Nlum_v2.1, whole genome shotgun sequence genome includes a window with the following:
- the LOC133576607 gene encoding usherin, with protein sequence MKKRNPMAVYPASNSMLFDTVPDTAGVASTVTLKAFTMKMEEVLESKCEGGVNQDQGGTTSLRRSVSQVMDRKSVPGDKAWEPTVSGHDSGMFMDDEEFVDTIKGFSTIRKEHTMFTDTNL encoded by the exons ATGAAGAAACGAAACCCAATGGCCGTTTATCCAGCCAGCAACTCCATGTTG TTTGACACTGTTCCTGACACGGCGGGCGTGGCCAGCACTGTGACGCTAAAGGCCTTCACCATGAAGATGGAG GAAGTGCTGGAGTCCAAATGTGAGGGTGGGGTCAACCAGGACCAAGGGGGCACAACCTCCCTCAGGCGCAGCGTCAGCCAGGTAATGGACAGGAAGTCGGTACCTGGAGACAAAGCGTGGGAACCGACTGTTTCAGGCCACGACAGCGGGATG TTCATGGACGATGAGGAGTTTGTGGACACCATCAAGGGTTTCAGCACCATCAGGAAGGAGCACACTATGTTCACAGACACCAACTTGTGA